From the genome of Spirochaetota bacterium:
CTTACGAAGTTTTCGAGCAAGGTGTACCTGATCCACCGCAGGGACAAGTTCCGCGGCGAGAAGATGCTCCAGGAGCGCGTGCTCGCGAACCCTAAAATCGAGCCCGTGTACCACGCGGTGATCACGGCCGTGATTGGCGAACATAAGGTGGAATCGGTAGGTATTTCGGACTGCCTGACGGGCGAGTCCCGCGCCCTCCCGGTGGACGGCGTCTTCATCTTCGTGGGTTACCAGCCCAACACCGCGTGGCTCCCGGCGGACCTTCTCTCGAAGAAGGGCGAGGTGATTGTCGACATGCAGATGCGCACCTCCCTGCCCGGACTCTTCGCGGCCGGCGACCTCCGCCTCGATTCAATTCGCCAGATAGTTGCCGCCACCGCCGACGGCGCGACCGCGGCGCTCTCCGCCTACCAGTACCTGGAAGGGCTGTAAGCTGCTTGACTTCCCAATCGGAACCTCCTGGTATTCCATAGAAACATTAAGGACCGGGGGAGAGGGAGATGGGAAGAGATGAGGAGATAAAGAATTATGGTTGCCCGGTTTATGGGGTGTGCGTAATAGGCGGGAACACCCGGGGATAGGAGATCGTGATATGAGCAACGTAAAGAAACTGAGATCGGACGAGGCGTATCAGTTAAAAATCACATTAAAGCAGGTCAAGCCGCCCGTGTGGAGAAGGATTCTCGTGCCCGCGGACATGAAATTGAACGACCTCCATAAGGTTTTCCAAACGACCATGGGCTGGACCAACTCACATCTTCATGCGTTTAGGATCGGAAGCGCGGTTTATTCGGTTCCCCACCGGGGGGATTATACCCCGGTGAGCGATTCCCGGAAGGCCCGCCTTAACGCGCTCGTGAAAAAACCGAAGCAAAAGTTTTTTTACGAGTATGATTTCGGCGACGGATGGGAGCACGAGATCGTGCTGGAAAAGATACTGCCGGAAGGCTCGACGGCGAAGCTCCCCGTATGTGTCGCCGGCAAGCGTCATTGTCCGCCGGAAGACTGCGGGGGACCCTGGGGATACGAATCACTCCTGGAAACGCTGAAAGATCCCGACCATGATGAGTACGAGGAGACGATGGAATGGCTTGGCGGAGAATTCGATCCGGAGATGCTCGATATCGACGAGATCAATGAAATGCTCCGGGAAAAGGATTTCGGGTGCTTTATAATCGACTTTTAAACCGTGCCGTTTCGCCGGCCGGGCCATAATCGTATTCGATATCGGCGCTGTTCCGATTCGGGCGGAAAGGTTTACACGCGGCCTCTTGACGATTCGGGTAATTATCCCTACCTTACTTTCATCGGTTCAACCCATTTCCTTTTACCGAAGCGATCGCACCGAAACCCCGCATGAAGGCGCGGGATGGTGCGTAACGCTCATCATATAGCGCGGTTCCGGACGCACAATGCATGGTTACCGGGTCCGAAATTTCACCGGCGAATTGAATTCTTACGGGGATAAAGCGCGCACCGCCGCGGACTAACCTTGGCATTCTCCGCACCGAAGCGGTATGCCAATTGAACGGGAGGACGTACTATCGTTATGAAAACCAGAAGGGAATTTTTAACGGGCGTACTTAAAGCGGTTCCGCTTATCGTCGCGGGCGGCGCATTTCTTACAAAATGCGGCGGAAGCAGTTCCGATAACGGCACAGATTGCATGTCGATCTCGGCCAATCACGGGCACACCGTCACCGTGCCGCAGGCCGACATCAATACGGGAGCCCAGGTTATTTATCCGCTTACGTCGGGCAGCGGGCATACCCACTCAATTACCGTAACCGTCACAAATTTCACCGACCTCCAGGCAATGACACCCGTCACCATCACCTCGACGGCGGACGGCTCCGGGCCTCATACGCACGACGTCACCATTAGCTGCGCGAACGGCTGAAGATGTCGTGCGCTTTCCGACGCGCGCCGGTCAGTGAGGCGCCGCAGGGAACACGGTGTCGTATAACGCGAAAATTCTCGCAGGACGGGAAGGATGCATGAGAGTGCGGTGAAGGCGCGGAAGCGTTTCCGCGCCTTCACCGGCATAATAATGCCTGGCGTGAAATCCTCTCGTCCGTGACGGGAGGGCTCCCTGCCCCTTGACGATTCGAAAAATATTCCCTAGAACTTTATCCCCAGCACGCGGTTGTACGTTTCCCCGTCGATCGTGACGCGCTGGTAAAGGATCTTCAGTATGGAGAACTTGCTGAAGCCCGTCTCGCTCTCCGTCTGGTATTCCCAGAGTATGCCCCAGAGGCTGCCGCGCCCCGTGTAACCGCGCTCGGGAACCTGGACCTTGTAATAGGGAATGCCCAGGAGAAGCGTCTGGGTGTCGGAACGTTCCTGCGGCTTGTAGTTCCGGTACCAGAGCGCGCCCAGGGCCCACATCTGGAACTTCCCGTAATCCTTGTCGCTCGAAAGATACGACAGGAGCGGCGGGATGAGCAGGCTGTAGCCCTGCGCGTCCCTCGAGTAATACCAGAGCGGGGTCGCGTAATGGTAGAAGCGCCCCTGCTCGTTGCCCACCTGGTAGAGGAACCAGAGCACGTTCGTGCTCCAGTCGGTGGGCGAGGTCTTGTAATTCTTGTAGGACAGGAGCGCACCCCACACAAGGTTGAACTCGGTGACGGAGGGAGAAAAATCCCACGAGATCGTATTCAGCACGAAGCCGGTATGGGTGGAGGTGTAGTCCTTATCCTCCTGCCGCGAACGGTCGACAAGAAGCAGCAGGTTCCAGTGCGAATATCCCGGTGAAGAGTGGAGATAGAAGCCCGGGAGCGTAAACAGGGTGGAGGCTTCCTTCTCGCGCCATGAAAAAACAAAAGGCAGCAAATGCCGGGATGATTCGCCCGTCGTTCGGTCGTTGCTCGAATACCACAGGAGCGTAAGCGCCGAATCGCTCGTCCTGTCATGCGAGCGGTACAGCAGGGGCGGCAGGAAGAACCAGGTGCTTTCATCGGGCGATGAATAGGTGTACCAGATCGGAAGAACCGGGATAAGCCATCGACGGTACGCCTGCTTCGCGTGATCGTTCGACCAGTCGAAAAGTCCCAGCACGTTCAGGTGCGAGCCGTCGCCGGAGGAAGACCGATACACGAGCGGTATGATCGGGAACCAGAACGTCGACTCGTACCCGTGGTCCTTGTCGGTCCGGTAGTCCTTGTAGAAGAAGAGGCTTGTGTGCGAGTTCTCAAAATACTCGTACCCGGGCGTCTCGCTCGTCGCGCTCGAGTAATAATAAAGCGCGGGAACCACCCAGGTCGCGCGCTCGCGGGCGTCATAGGTCGCGTAATTCCCGTTGATGTACGCGGAGCGTTTCGCGTGCGAGACCTCGGTGTGGACGAGCCAGAACAGGAACGAGTTCTCGCTGTCGTCCTTCCCTGCATGCCATATCCCCTGGTAGAGCCCCAGCATGAACAGGAACTCGCTCTTGTCGGCAGCGCGCTCGTAGTAGTAAAACGGCAGGAAGTGCGACTTGTTCTTCTCATTCGAGGAATAGGATTTGTACAGTCCCCACAGGAGCTCGAACTCGCTCGCCCCGGATTCCTTGTAATCTGTGGAGCCCACGAGCCCCAGCAGGAAGCTCCAGTGCGCGATGCTCGCGTCGCGCGTGTAGTAATATCCCAGCATGAAGAGCGAGCGTTCCCGCGTTTCATCCCCCACCCTCGCCGATGAATAATAAAGGAGCGGCAGTCCCAGCAGGGTGAAATCGGTGCGCGTCGCGCCCTCCTTTGCGAGCAGCGTATCGCGCGAGGTCCAGAACCAGAGCGGAAGGACGAACGACGACGCGGTGGACAGGGGATAGCTCCCCTCTTTCCGCTCGCCGATATTCGCCGCGTAACGGGTCTCGTCCCGGTTGTAGTACACCAGGGGAAGAATGGGGAACCACCACGTCTTCTCCTCGTAGGACGCCGCCTGCTTATAGTCATAATACCACAGCGGACTGATAGTGAAGCTCGCGTTCACGTTCTTGTCCGCGTCCGTCGTGCGGGAAGAATAATAGAGCGGGAGAAACAACGATTTCGCGACGCGCTCGTCTTTTTTCTGGCGCTCCCAGTGATAGAAGAGCGGCAGGATCCTCCAGCCCGATTTCTTCGCACCATTGTACCAGTTGATAATCGGCCAGACAACCGACCTGTCGTAAAGGTCTTCGGTCTGGTCGTACTCGGTCCAGTAGAGGTTCAAGAGGTACGCTTTCTTGTAGCTCCGATCCACGCGCTGCATTCCATAAAACGGAAAGAACACGAGGTACTCCAGTTCCTTAGAATCGTAGGAGATGTAATTGAGAATCACCTTGACGGAATCCGTGTCGGTGAAGGTGATCCATGAAAGCGGCAGAAGCCGGAAATGCGTCCGCGCGTCAGCCCTCTGCCATGCGAGCCATCCGTAAAGGAACTTGAACCCGAAGAAGTTGTTAGAATCGTCCCGGCTCACGGTGCTCTTGGACGCAAGGCTTACGCCCTTGGGCTGGGCCTCCGCCTTCGCCTTTGCCTCGCGCTCGAGATCAAGCCTGGTCGCCTCGTCCATGGCCTTTTCCGTGAAGGGAATGGGAGAGCGATAGGAGAGACTCACCGCATCGTACAGCCATGACAAATCAAGATCGACGTAGTAATTGCTCTCGTTCGATCCAAGTCCCAGGCTCACGTTCGGATACGCCCCCAGCGCGGAGCTCTTCGACAGGCCCAGGATGTTGACATGGACCTTCGTTTTCCTGTCGCTGTAATCCAGGTAGAGCGGCAGGACGAGCGTGAATTCCCGCTTCTTTGTCTCGAAGTTCCAGTAGAGCGGGACGAGGTTGCTTGTGGAAAAACCCGTCGATTGGTTATAATGCTTGTAGTACAGGAGCGCCCACTGCGTCTCATACCCCGGGCTCCAGTTGTGGTAGTAGAACAGGCCGAACGACCAGCCGCGCTCGTCGGTGTTACCTGAGGGCCGGAAGTAGAAGGGCGCGTACACCCGGTAGCCCATTGATCCGAATTCGTGGAAGACAAGCGGGAAGGCCCAGAAGCTCTTCCAGCTTCCATCGGGATTGGTCTGCCAGTCGAAGAGCACCAGGAGGTTTTTGTCCTTAACGCCGGTTTCCTCGGTACGCGATGAATATACGAGCGGTATGACGGGGAACCAGAATCGCTCGAACCCGGCGTGGTCCTTGTCAAACGGGGCCTCGCGGTAGTCCATGCCGAAGATCGAGAGCTTCAGGCTCGAGTTTGCGTCGTCCCAGCTCATGAACAGCGGGGGGAGCAAATGCAGGTATGCGCCGTCCTTCTGGAAGACAAAGGGCATGGCCCAGAACCGGTCGGTGTTCCCTTCCTTCGTGGTATGCCAGTCGAAAAGGATAAGCGCGTTGCGCGACACGCTTCCGTCTTCCCTGTAGTGATGGGAATAGAGGACCGGGAGTATCGGCACCCAGAGACGCGAGCTCCCGCCCGCGCCGGTAACGGCGGTGGTGATACTATCACCGGTTTCGCCGTCACGCTTTGCCGGTTCGGGGGTGCCGGGTGCAACCGTCTCCCAGTAGAAGAGCGGGTTTACGCGCATCGTGGTACGCCCCTCCGTCCAGCTCATGTAGAGCAGCGGGGGTATGTGCCGGTACGCGTTATCCTTCGCGAAGTAGAAAGGCGCGATCCACAGCCGGTCCAGGACGCCCTCTTTCGAGTAGCGCCAATCGAAGAGCATCAGCAGGTTGCGCGATACGCCCCCGTTCGGGGACTGGTATGACGAATAGAGCAGGGGGAGTATCGGCACCCATATCCTTTCCTCGGAGACCTCCGCCTGCGCGCCCGCCTTGTACGAATACTTGTACAGGTACGGCGCGACGATATACTTCTCGAAGTTATCCCACCAGCTCAGGTAACCGAGCGGAGGGATGTGCAGGTAGGAATCGTCCTTCTGGAAATAGAGGGGCGTGAACCAGAAACGCTCGTTGGTCCCGTCACGCCGGTTCTGCCAGTCGAATAGCCACGCGAGATTACGGTGCGTGCCCTCGCGCTGGTCGTAGCTCGAATAATACAGGGGAACGAGCGGGAAGAAGAACGTCTTCTTCAAGATGTCCCCGTCCCACTTGTTCTCGCCCGATGACGTGGTGAAGCTCGAATATATGGGGGTCAGATACGACTCGTAGTATCCGGTCACGCCCGTGTCCCGGTCGTAATCCCATGTGGACTCGACGCTCTTCGTATGCTGGTACAGCGGCAGGAGGTGCGTGTAGAGCTCGCCGTTTGATTTGCGCAGGTTGATAAATACGGGCGGGAGGACGTCCGTGTAACCGTCGTCGCCGGGCTTATGCAGGAAGACCGGGAAGAACCAGAAGTGGTTCAACCTGTCCTTTCCGTCCACGGTATCCCAGTCCCAGTCTATGAGCCACAGGATGTTCTGGTGGCCTCCGGCATGGCTCCACGACCGCAGCACGAGGGGAATGATGGGAAACCACCAGACGCGTTCCCGCAAATCGCCGGAAGCGGTGTAGTCCGAGTAATACATGTGCAGGAGCGACAGGTTCGCGCGCTCCTGGGTGTAGCCGTCCTTCGAGTCCTTCCTCTCCGTGTGCCAGTAGACGAGCGGGGAAACGATCGTAAATTCGAACTGGTTCTCGTTCGTGTAATCGTTGTTCCAGTACAGGAGGGGGAAGATGGTGAGATATTTGTCCATCCGGTACTTGTACGAGTGATGTCCCCACCATGTGAACCAGAGGAACGAGCGGTGCTGCTCTTTTTTGTCTATGCGGGAATAATAGAACGGGCTAACCGTGAGGTTTTCCGTGTCGTCTATATGGTTGTACCAGAGCAGCAGGTAGAGTGAACGCTCCCTGTTGTCGATCTTCGAATCCATGTGATAGAAAAAAGGGAGAAACCGGGTCGAAGTATACTTTGGGAAATCGGTACTTTTATACAGCTGCAGGAACATGCAGACGGAGTGACTTCCGTCGGGCCAGTCTTCCTTGCGAAAGAAGGGACCCCCGTCAATCTGGACCTTCTTGGCCTTCTCGCTGCCAAAAAGCTCGTACTCGCCCTCGTCCAGGTCGTCCCAGCTGGAATGCGTCGCGAATACGGGAACGGCCGCGCCCAGGATGACAATCGTGACGAAAAAGAGACGCAGAAGATTTTTCACGGGTGACCGCTCCTTGGGCTCGAAGGTAAAGGAATTGTAAAGAAAGAACGGGAAAAACTTCAACTACAAAAACTGGGGCATGTAAATCATTTCAGGAAGACCTTTTTGAGCGATTTTATGCACCGGGGGTTATCCACGGCAGTTTATAGTTTCCCGGTTGCATATAACATTCTTGACTCACGGAAAGCGGCATGCGAGTATCCGTCGCGAGGGATGCGCCGCCGCGGGCCACGGACCGTGAATGGAAGCGCGCGGCAACGGAAACCTATGGGTAAAGATAAAACGGGAAGCAGCAGCGAATGGAATGAGCTCGTCGAGAGCGAGGAACGCTTCCGCACCCTCGCCGAATCGACCCCGGTTGCGGTGCTGCTTTTCCAGGACGACCGGTGGGTCTTTCTCAACCGCGCGGCCGAGGAGATCACCGGGTACGCCCGGGATGAGCTCATAGGCATGAATTTCTGGAGTATCGTCCACCCGGATCATAAGGCGATGGTGGAGGATCGCGGCAAACGGCGCCAGGCGGGCGAGGCGGTCGATCCGCGCTATGAATTCAAGATCGTCACGAAACAGGGCCGCGTTCGATGGGTGCTCCTGAACGGCGCGACCACCCACATGCGCGGCAGGCCCGCGGGACTCATCAACGTCATCGACATCACCGAGCTGAAGCGCGTCCAGGAGGAGCTCGAGGCCACGAACGAGGAACTCGAGGCCACGAACGAAGAGCTAAACGCCACCAACGAGGAGCTCATCGCCTCCCAGACCGAGCTCGCGACCAGCGAGCGCCGCTACCGGGAGCTTTTCGAAAATCTCCCCGTGGGGCTCTACCAGGCCTCGCTCGACGGGACGGTGCTTACCGTGAACCCCGAGATGGCCCGCATGCTCGGGTATTCTTCCATCAAAGAACTCATGGCGCATGAGAAGAACATGGAAGGGTTTTTCCTGGAGGCCCGGGACGCCCGGGAGCTTCGCGTCCGGGCCGACGCCGGCTCCGACGTGAACGATTTTATAACGCGCTTTCGCAGGCAGGACGGCGGCATCGTGTGGGTTTCCATGAACACCAGCGTGCGCCTGGACCCGGGCGGTAAGGGCGGCTTCCTCGAGGGGTATATCCGCGACTTCACCGCGCAGAAATCGGCGGAAGAGGGGAAGGAACGCCTGGAGCGGCAGCTCCTGCAGGCGCAGAAAATGGAGGCCGTGGGCAGGCTCGCGGGTGGGATCGCGCACGATTTCAACAACCTGCTCACGGCGATCCTGGGAAACGCGGAGCTCTCCCTCGCCGCGCTCGACGATCCGGAGATCCTCCGGGAAAACCTGGACGACATCATCCGGATATCCACGCGCGCCTCGGAGCTCACCAGGCAGCTCCTCGCCTTCAGCCGCAAGCAGATGATCAAGCCGGTAAAGCTGGACCTGAACGAGGCGCTTGCCTCGATGGAAAGAATGCTGCGCCGCGTGATCGGGGAGAATATCGACCTCTCGATCGAACCCCATCGCGGGCCGGGATTCATCGAGGCGGATCCCACGCAGATGGAACAGCTCATCGTCAACATGATCGTGAATGCGCGCGACGCGATGCCGCGCGGCGGCAGGATCATGATTTCGATCACGAACGCGCTGGTGACCTACGGGGAGTCGCTCAAGAAACCGGGCCTGTACCCGGGACTCTACGTGGTCCTGAAGATATCCGACAACGGCATCGGCATGGACCCGGAGATTCAGGAAAAAATATTCGAGCCGTTTTTCACGACTAAGGGAGAGGCGGGGACCGGCCTGGGGCTCGCGACCGTGTACGGTGTCGTGAAGCAAAACGGGGGCTATATCTCCGTGGAGAGCACCCCGGGCAAGGGCACGACCTTCACCGTCCTCCTGCCGCGCGTGGAGCAGTCGGGCGAGAAGCCGGCCGCCCCGGCGGTAAAAAAGGTCGGGGCCGTGCGCCCCTCGGAGCGCCGGGAAACGATCCTGCTCGTGGAGGACGAGGAGCCCGTGAGGAAGCTCATCTCCAAGGCGCTCGCCCTGCAGGGCTTCAATGTCATAGAGTCCCAGAGCGGCGCCGAGGCGGAGAAGGCCGTGGCCGCCGCCGAATCGCATATCGACCTCATCCTCTCGGACGTGGTCCTGCCCGACACCACCGGCCCGGAGCTCGTCGGAAAGCTCGCGTCGCGGCTTGCCGACACGCGGGTCCTCTACATGTCCGGCTACGCGGAACAGGGAATCATGACGCGCGCCATGATCAACCGGGGGGTCCAGTTCATCCCCAAGCCGTTTCTCCTTAACGATCTCTTCCAGAAAATACGCGAGATACTCTCGACGGAATAGGGGTGACCCCCGGGATTTCCCGCGCTTCCCCTTTGCGGAGGCGTATTCGGCCGCGGCGGGTCCGATACGGGCGCAGCTTCGTGAAATCGAATACCGTTTTATTTGTCACAGCGCCCACTCCATCGGGGCGGGCGGCGAAAACGTCGAGCTCACCGCGACGGAGCGCTCAATTCGTACGGATTCCTCAATCGCCTCAAGTACCTCGATGATGTGTGCCGCCTGTTCGCCCGTCGCCCGATGCGGGCGGTCGCCGCGCATCGCCTCGGCCATGTCAATCAAGCCGCGTCCCCACTCAATCCCCTTGAACGGCTCTTTAACGAAGGGCACCGGCTCGTAGGGTTTTCCAAAGTCCGCATACTCCACGCCGGCACTGAAAATGGAGACGTGCGCCAGGTATAAAGAGCCCTTATCGCCGTGAAACTCCACCAGTTCCCCCTCCTTCTTCATCCAATCGGTGTAATAATTGACGGTTAACCGCGCCACTGGACCGCTCGCGAACTCCAGCAGGGCAACCACGAAATCCGGTTTTTCGAGGCGAAAAGGCGTTCCGTCTTTCGTATGCCGCTCCCCGAGGATAATGCGGCCCCAGCCGGTGACGCTCCGGACCGGACCGAAGATGCTTGCGAGCAAAACGAGCGCGTATGGCCCCATGTCGAAAAGCGGTCCGCAGGCGTAGAAGAGCGGCGCGGAGGGGTGCCATGTCTCGATTCGATGGTGGTTAATCTCGGCGTAGACCAGACGCACCGTCCCCAGACGTCCCTCGCGAATCTGCTTTGCGGCGGTCTGCTGCGCCTCTCCCAAAAAGCTTGAAGGCGCCGACCCCAGGCGAAGCCCCGCCTTTTTGGCCTTTGCAGTCAGTTCCGCTGCCTCGCGATAGTTAAAAGCGATGGGTTTCTCACAGTAGACGTTTTTCCCGGCGTCCAGGCACAGCGACACTACCTCTGTGTGCGCGTTTTGGGCCGTGAGGTCGAGGACAAGCTCAACGCCCTTGTCCGCCAATAATTCGGGAATCGATCCGTAGGCGCGGAGGTCGTGCTGTTTCGCGAACGCGGCGCATTTGTCCGGGGTCCGGCCCGCCACGCCGACAAGCTCGATTTGTCGGCTCCGGTAGGGCTCTAGCGTCTGCATATACGGCCCCGCTATGTCTCCATAGCCTATAATGCCGACCCGCACCGGACCGCGATTCGTGTGCGCTTTGGTCATAAGCAACCTCCCGGCTCTCCGATCTCTATATCTTTTATTCTAACTTCTTGCACGCCCTTGCCGTAGCTTGGGCGGCCGGGTAAGTTATGGGTAATAATAAGCCCGGAAGGGGGGGTGCCTGGAAATTAATAACGCTGGGGGGAAACCCCGGCGTTCGTCGTTACGCTGCCTGCCGTTTCAGGAGCACGCTGAGCGGCGTGAAGAACATTGACAGGAACGCCGTGTACAGGAAACCTACCTGGAAGAGCATGATCCAGGGAAGGGTGGTGAACATTTCATTCGTATAGGCGTAATACACCGCGAAGGTGAAGTAGAGCCCCATCACGAGCTCAATGATTGAGACCCAGTCGATTTTCTTGATGCGATATACGTTTGCGACCAGCTTCTTCGCGCGATCCACGCCCGCGGTCGTATCGGACACGTTGTACTTGGGTGTGCGCTCGAAGGGCGTCTCCTTCTTGAACAGCGCCTCGAGCACGGCCTTGCAGTTGTTGATGCCCAGTCCTATCCCGATCGAAAGCACCAGGGGCAGGAAGATGATGGGCTTCAGCCTGGAGCGGTGCTTTACGCTGAGCGTCTCCTGGATGACGATGAATTCCGAGTATAGATAAAAGAACATGACCGAGACCGTCGCGAAGAAGAATATCGGCAGGTCCAGGTAGACCAGGTCCTTGAGCCCCTCGGTGTTGTAGCGCGCGATGATGTTCATGGGCATGAGCAGCGAGAGCACTACCATGAGCAGGTAGGCGAAATTCGCGCCCATGTGGAAGAAGGACTCGATCTTCACGCGCACCGGCATATCGGACTTGAGTATCTTTCCGTAGAGTTTCATGAACGTCTGGATGGAGCCCTTCGCCCACCGGAACTGCTGGGCCTTGAAGGCCGACATCTCTATGGGCAGCTCGGCCGGGACGGTAAGGTCGGGGAGGTACACGAAGCGCCATCCCTTCATCTGCGCACGGTAGGAGAGGTCCAGATCCTCGGTGAGGGTGTCGTGCTGCCAGCCGCCCGCGTCGGCGATCGCGGCGCGCCGCCAGATGCCGGCGGTGCCGTTGAAGTTGAAGAACCGGCCGCTGCGGTTGCGGGCGGTATGCTCGATCATGAAATGGCCGTCCAGGAGTATGCTCTGGCACTCGGTGAGGAGGGAGTAGCGCCTGTTCTCATGGTCCCAGCGTGCCTGCACCATGCCCACCTTCGGGTCGGTGAAATGCTGTACGGTCTTTTCCAGGAATTCGGGGCCGGGGAGAAAGTCCGCGTCGAACACCGCGACGAATTCGCCCGTGGCGGTCTTGAGGCCGTTTTCGAGCGCCCCCGCCTTATAGCCCTGGCGGTTGGTCCGGCGGATGTACTCGATGTTGACGCCCTGCTTCTTCATCGCCTTGCACTTGGCCGCGGCGATCTCGACGGTATCGTCGGTGGAGTCGTCCAGGACCTGGATTTGTAAAAGCTTCTTGGGATAGCGTATAAGCGCCACCTTGTCAATGAGCCGCTCGACCACGTACTTCTCATTGAAGACCGGAAGCTGGATGGTCACTTTCGGGAGCTTGTCCCACTGCTTTTCGGGCGACATGTCCTTGTGCCGGTACTTCCGGAACAGGTAGATCATGTAATAGCGGTGCGCACCGTAGACGCTGAGAATTATCAGGATAATGAAATAACT
Proteins encoded in this window:
- a CDS encoding glycosyltransferase gives rise to the protein MKSFLLYSYFIILIILSVYGAHRYYMIYLFRKYRHKDMSPEKQWDKLPKVTIQLPVFNEKYVVERLIDKVALIRYPKKLLQIQVLDDSTDDTVEIAAAKCKAMKKQGVNIEYIRRTNRQGYKAGALENGLKTATGEFVAVFDADFLPGPEFLEKTVQHFTDPKVGMVQARWDHENRRYSLLTECQSILLDGHFMIEHTARNRSGRFFNFNGTAGIWRRAAIADAGGWQHDTLTEDLDLSYRAQMKGWRFVYLPDLTVPAELPIEMSAFKAQQFRWAKGSIQTFMKLYGKILKSDMPVRVKIESFFHMGANFAYLLMVVLSLLMPMNIIARYNTEGLKDLVYLDLPIFFFATVSVMFFYLYSEFIVIQETLSVKHRSRLKPIIFLPLVLSIGIGLGINNCKAVLEALFKKETPFERTPKYNVSDTTAGVDRAKKLVANVYRIKKIDWVSIIELVMGLYFTFAVYYAYTNEMFTTLPWIMLFQVGFLYTAFLSMFFTPLSVLLKRQAA
- a CDS encoding Gfo/Idh/MocA family oxidoreductase, with the translated sequence MTKAHTNRGPVRVGIIGYGDIAGPYMQTLEPYRSRQIELVGVAGRTPDKCAAFAKQHDLRAYGSIPELLADKGVELVLDLTAQNAHTEVVSLCLDAGKNVYCEKPIAFNYREAAELTAKAKKAGLRLGSAPSSFLGEAQQTAAKQIREGRLGTVRLVYAEINHHRIETWHPSAPLFYACGPLFDMGPYALVLLASIFGPVRSVTGWGRIILGERHTKDGTPFRLEKPDFVVALLEFASGPVARLTVNYYTDWMKKEGELVEFHGDKGSLYLAHVSIFSAGVEYADFGKPYEPVPFVKEPFKGIEWGRGLIDMAEAMRGDRPHRATGEQAAHIIEVLEAIEESVRIERSVAVSSTFSPPAPMEWAL
- a CDS encoding plasmid pRiA4b ORF-3 family protein, with protein sequence MSNVKKLRSDEAYQLKITLKQVKPPVWRRILVPADMKLNDLHKVFQTTMGWTNSHLHAFRIGSAVYSVPHRGDYTPVSDSRKARLNALVKKPKQKFFYEYDFGDGWEHEIVLEKILPEGSTAKLPVCVAGKRHCPPEDCGGPWGYESLLETLKDPDHDEYEETMEWLGGEFDPEMLDIDEINEMLREKDFGCFIIDF
- a CDS encoding PAS domain S-box protein, with the translated sequence MSDFMHRGLSTAVYSFPVAYNILDSRKAACEYPSRGMRRRGPRTVNGSARQRKPMGKDKTGSSSEWNELVESEERFRTLAESTPVAVLLFQDDRWVFLNRAAEEITGYARDELIGMNFWSIVHPDHKAMVEDRGKRRQAGEAVDPRYEFKIVTKQGRVRWVLLNGATTHMRGRPAGLINVIDITELKRVQEELEATNEELEATNEELNATNEELIASQTELATSERRYRELFENLPVGLYQASLDGTVLTVNPEMARMLGYSSIKELMAHEKNMEGFFLEARDARELRVRADAGSDVNDFITRFRRQDGGIVWVSMNTSVRLDPGGKGGFLEGYIRDFTAQKSAEEGKERLERQLLQAQKMEAVGRLAGGIAHDFNNLLTAILGNAELSLAALDDPEILRENLDDIIRISTRASELTRQLLAFSRKQMIKPVKLDLNEALASMERMLRRVIGENIDLSIEPHRGPGFIEADPTQMEQLIVNMIVNARDAMPRGGRIMISITNALVTYGESLKKPGLYPGLYVVLKISDNGIGMDPEIQEKIFEPFFTTKGEAGTGLGLATVYGVVKQNGGYISVESTPGKGTTFTVLLPRVEQSGEKPAAPAVKKVGAVRPSERRETILLVEDEEPVRKLISKALALQGFNVIESQSGAEAEKAVAAAESHIDLILSDVVLPDTTGPELVGKLASRLADTRVLYMSGYAEQGIMTRAMINRGVQFIPKPFLLNDLFQKIREILSTE